From the Serratia nematodiphila DZ0503SBS1 genome, one window contains:
- a CDS encoding DapH/DapD/GlmU-related protein — protein MNDFAQPKIGDNVTLNRTRLGQYVHLADDAILEEVEMGDYSYTAGHNQIFYATIGKFVSIASYARINPGNHPTYQRIAQHHFTYRASEYGLGEDDAAFFDWRREHHVTVGHDVWIGHNAILMPGVSVGNGAVIGSAAVVTKDVEPYSIVAGVAAKKIGMRFDDALIERIERSQWWHWDHATLQARLADFRDINRFAQKYL, from the coding sequence ATGAACGACTTCGCCCAGCCGAAAATCGGCGACAACGTGACCCTTAACCGCACCCGGCTCGGCCAGTATGTGCACCTGGCCGACGATGCGATCCTGGAAGAGGTGGAGATGGGGGACTACTCCTACACCGCCGGGCACAACCAGATCTTTTACGCCACTATCGGCAAGTTCGTCTCCATCGCCTCCTATGCGCGCATCAATCCCGGCAACCACCCGACCTACCAGCGCATCGCGCAGCACCACTTCACCTACCGCGCTTCCGAATACGGGCTGGGGGAAGATGACGCGGCGTTCTTCGACTGGCGGCGCGAGCACCACGTCACCGTCGGCCACGACGTGTGGATCGGCCATAACGCCATCCTGATGCCGGGCGTCAGCGTCGGCAACGGCGCGGTGATCGGCAGCGCGGCGGTGGTCACCAAAGACGTGGAGCCCTACAGCATCGTCGCCGGCGTGGCGGCCAAAAAGATCGGCATGCGCTTTGACGATGCGCTGATAGAGCGTATCGAACGCAGCCAGTGGTGGCACTGGGATCACGCCACGCTGCAGGCGCGGCTGGCGGATTTTCGCGACATCAACCGCTTTGCCCAGAAGTACCTTTAA
- the phnN gene encoding ribose 1,5-bisphosphokinase, whose amino-acid sequence MARLIYLMGPSGAGKDSLLAALRADADRAPLVAHRYITRPADAGCENHIALSEPEFLRRRAKGLFALDWQAHQQRYAFGIEVDLWLLQGIDVAVNGSRAHLPQAQQRYGAQLLPVCLQVSAAILRRRLQDRGRESAEQIEQRLARAAEYQQSLPAGCRVLHNDGPLDDTLAALLALLPTSTRQTQDATP is encoded by the coding sequence ATGGCGCGGCTCATCTATCTGATGGGGCCTTCCGGCGCAGGCAAGGACAGCCTGCTGGCCGCGCTGCGGGCCGACGCCGACCGCGCGCCGCTGGTGGCGCACCGCTACATCACCCGGCCGGCGGACGCCGGCTGCGAGAATCACATCGCGCTGAGCGAACCCGAATTTCTGCGCCGCCGCGCCAAAGGGCTGTTTGCGCTCGACTGGCAGGCCCACCAGCAGCGCTACGCGTTCGGGATCGAAGTGGATCTTTGGCTGCTGCAGGGGATCGACGTGGCGGTCAACGGTTCGCGCGCCCACCTGCCGCAGGCGCAGCAGCGCTATGGTGCGCAGCTGCTGCCGGTGTGCCTGCAGGTCAGCGCCGCGATCCTGCGCCGGCGCCTGCAGGATCGCGGGCGGGAAAGCGCCGAACAGATCGAGCAGCGGCTGGCGCGGGCGGCGGAATATCAGCAGAGCCTGCCCGCCGGCTGCCGGGTGCTGCACAACGACGGCCCACTCGACGACACCCTGGCGGCGCTGCTGGCGCTGCTGCCGACCTCTACCCGACAAACTCAGGACGCGACGCCATGA
- the phnM gene encoding alpha-D-ribose 1-methylphosphonate 5-triphosphate diphosphatase codes for MIVNNVKLVLDDQVVQGSLEMQDGVIRSFADGPSRLPQALDGDGGWLLPGLIELHTDNLDKFFTPRPNVDWPAHSAMSSHDALMVANGITTVLDAVAIGDVRDGGHRLENLQKMIDAVIHSQRAGVNRAEHRLHLRCELPHESTLPLFEQLMDKPGVSLVSLMDHSPGQRQFASREKYREYYQGKYHLNDQQMSEYEEQQVALSARWAAPNREAIAAHCRARRISLASHDDATAAHVAESCALGSAIAEFPTTEAAARASHQQGLQVLMGAPNIVRGGSHSGNVAAHHLAALGVLDILSSDYYPASLLDAAFRLAADERNAYDLPQAVRMITRNPARALDLQDRGTIAEGLRADLVLARPHGEHVYVQNVWRQGRQVF; via the coding sequence ATGATCGTCAATAACGTTAAGCTGGTGCTGGATGACCAGGTGGTGCAAGGCTCGCTGGAGATGCAGGATGGCGTGATCCGCAGCTTCGCCGACGGCCCGAGCCGGCTGCCGCAGGCGCTGGACGGCGACGGCGGCTGGCTGCTGCCGGGGCTGATCGAGCTGCATACCGACAACCTGGACAAGTTTTTCACCCCGCGCCCGAACGTCGACTGGCCGGCCCATTCGGCGATGAGCAGCCACGATGCGCTGATGGTGGCCAACGGCATCACCACGGTGCTGGACGCAGTGGCGATCGGCGACGTGCGCGACGGCGGCCACCGGCTGGAAAACCTGCAGAAGATGATCGATGCGGTGATCCACAGCCAGCGCGCCGGGGTGAACCGCGCCGAGCATCGGCTGCACCTGCGCTGCGAGCTGCCGCACGAGAGCACGCTGCCGCTGTTCGAACAGCTGATGGACAAGCCGGGCGTGTCGCTGGTGTCGCTGATGGACCATTCGCCGGGCCAGCGCCAGTTCGCCTCGCGCGAAAAGTATCGCGAATATTATCAGGGCAAATACCACCTCAACGACCAGCAGATGAGCGAGTACGAGGAGCAGCAGGTCGCCCTGTCCGCCCGCTGGGCCGCGCCGAACCGCGAGGCGATCGCCGCCCACTGCCGCGCGCGCCGCATCTCGCTGGCCAGCCATGACGACGCCACCGCCGCGCACGTGGCCGAATCCTGCGCGCTGGGCAGCGCCATCGCCGAGTTCCCCACCACCGAGGCGGCCGCCCGCGCCTCGCACCAGCAGGGCCTGCAGGTGCTGATGGGCGCGCCGAACATCGTGCGCGGCGGCTCCCACTCCGGCAACGTGGCGGCGCACCACCTGGCGGCGCTGGGGGTGCTGGATATTCTCTCTTCCGATTATTACCCGGCCAGCCTGCTGGACGCGGCGTTTCGCCTCGCGGCGGACGAGCGCAACGCCTACGATCTGCCCCAGGCGGTGCGCATGATCACCCGCAACCCGGCGCGGGCGCTGGATCTGCAGGATCGCGGCACCATCGCCGAAGGATTGCGGGCGGATCTGGTGCTGGCACGGCCGCACGGCGAGCACGTTTATGTGCAGAACGTGTGGCGCCAGGGCAGGCAGGTGTTCTGA
- the phnL gene encoding phosphonate C-P lyase system protein PhnL translates to MTMQIRVEHLSKTFVLHQQYGTRLPVLHDANLTVHGGECVVLHGHSGSGKSTLLRSLYANYLPDSGHIWINHQGDWLDMVSADARQILAVRRHTLGWVSQFLRVIPRISALEVVMQPLLEQGVERAECRERAEALLAALNVPPRLWPLAPSTFSGGEQQRVNIARGFIVDYPILLLDEPTASLDSRNSAAVVQLIERAKARGAAIVGIFHDEGVRRQVADRLYDMQAPQALEAL, encoded by the coding sequence ATGACTATGCAAATCCGAGTTGAACATCTCAGTAAAACCTTTGTGCTGCATCAGCAGTACGGCACCCGCCTGCCGGTGCTGCACGACGCCAACCTGACGGTCCACGGCGGCGAATGCGTGGTGCTGCACGGCCACTCCGGCAGCGGCAAATCCACCCTGCTGCGCTCGCTGTACGCCAACTACCTGCCGGACAGCGGCCATATCTGGATCAACCACCAGGGCGACTGGCTGGACATGGTCAGCGCCGACGCGCGCCAGATTCTGGCGGTACGCCGCCATACGCTGGGCTGGGTCAGCCAGTTCCTGCGGGTGATCCCGCGCATCAGCGCGCTGGAGGTGGTGATGCAGCCGCTGCTGGAACAGGGGGTCGAGCGCGCCGAGTGCCGCGAACGCGCCGAAGCGCTGCTCGCTGCGCTCAACGTGCCGCCGCGCCTGTGGCCGCTGGCGCCGTCCACCTTCTCCGGCGGCGAACAGCAACGGGTGAACATCGCGCGCGGCTTTATCGTCGACTACCCCATTCTGTTGCTGGACGAACCGACCGCCTCGCTCGACAGCCGCAACAGCGCGGCGGTGGTGCAGCTTATCGAACGCGCCAAGGCGCGCGGCGCGGCGATCGTCGGCATTTTTCACGATGAAGGCGTCCGCCGACAGGTCGCCGACCGGCTTTATGACATGCAGGCGCCACAGGCGCTGGAGGCCCTCTGA
- the phnK gene encoding phosphonate C-P lyase system protein PhnK, with protein MTSPLLSTTPLLSVNRLTHLYAPGKGFSDVSFDIYPGEVLGIVGESGSGKTTLLKSISARLAPQHGQILYRPQAGQEHDLYAMAESDRRRLLRTDWGVVHQHPLDGLRPQVSAGGNIGERLMAIGQRHYGDIRRQAGQWLEDVEIPLSRLDDLPTTFSGGMQQRLQIARNLVTHPRLVFMDEPTGGLDVSVQARLLDLLRNLVVEMQLAAVIVTHDLGVARLLAHRLLVMKQGEVVESGLTDRVLDDPHHPYTQLLVSSVLS; from the coding sequence ATGACTTCCCCCCTTTTGAGCACCACCCCGCTGCTGTCGGTGAACCGGCTCACCCACCTGTACGCCCCCGGCAAGGGCTTCAGCGACGTGTCGTTCGACATCTACCCCGGTGAAGTGCTGGGCATCGTCGGCGAATCCGGCTCCGGCAAAACCACGCTGCTGAAGTCGATCTCGGCGCGGCTGGCGCCGCAGCATGGGCAGATCCTTTACCGCCCGCAGGCGGGCCAGGAACACGATCTATACGCCATGGCGGAGAGCGATCGCCGCCGCCTGCTGCGCACCGACTGGGGCGTGGTGCATCAGCACCCGCTCGACGGGCTGCGGCCGCAGGTCTCCGCCGGCGGCAACATCGGCGAGCGGCTGATGGCCATCGGCCAGCGCCACTATGGCGACATTCGCCGCCAGGCCGGCCAGTGGCTGGAAGACGTCGAAATCCCGCTGTCGCGCCTCGACGATCTGCCGACCACCTTCTCCGGCGGCATGCAGCAGCGGCTGCAGATCGCCCGCAATCTGGTCACCCACCCCAGGCTGGTGTTTATGGATGAGCCGACCGGCGGGCTGGACGTATCGGTGCAGGCGCGCCTGCTCGATCTGCTGCGTAATCTGGTGGTAGAGATGCAGCTGGCGGCGGTGATCGTCACTCACGATCTCGGCGTGGCGCGGCTGCTGGCCCACCGCCTGCTGGTGATGAAACAGGGCGAAGTGGTGGAGAGCGGCCTGACCGACCGGGTGCTGGACGATCCGCACCATCCTTACACCCAGCTGCTGGTTTCTTCGGTGCTGTCGTAA
- a CDS encoding alpha-D-ribose 1-methylphosphonate 5-phosphate C-P-lyase PhnJ produces the protein MSEVLTGYNLGYLDEQTKRMIRRAILKAVAIPGYQVPFGGREMPMPYGWGTGGIQLTASVIGRADVLKVIDQGADDTTNAVSIRRFFQRVAGVETTERTPEATLIQTRHRIPETALREDQILIYQVPIPEPLRFIEPRETETRKMHALEEYGVMQVKLYEDIARYGHIATTYAYPVKVNDRYVMDPSPIPKFDNPKMHMMPALQLFGAGREKRIYALPPFTKVESLDFDDHPFSVQQWDEPCALCGSRHSYLDEVVLDDRGNRMFVCSDTDYCRQQLAQSSQEAQH, from the coding sequence ATGAGTGAAGTATTAACCGGTTATAACCTCGGTTATCTGGACGAGCAGACCAAGCGCATGATCCGCCGCGCCATCCTCAAGGCGGTGGCGATCCCCGGCTATCAGGTGCCGTTCGGCGGCCGCGAGATGCCGATGCCCTACGGCTGGGGCACCGGCGGCATTCAGCTCACCGCCAGCGTCATCGGCCGCGCCGACGTGCTGAAGGTGATCGACCAGGGCGCCGACGACACCACCAACGCGGTGTCGATCCGCCGCTTCTTCCAGCGCGTCGCCGGGGTGGAAACCACTGAACGCACGCCGGAGGCCACGCTGATCCAGACCCGTCACCGCATTCCGGAAACCGCGCTGCGCGAAGATCAGATCCTGATCTATCAGGTGCCGATCCCGGAGCCGCTGCGCTTTATCGAACCGCGCGAAACCGAGACCCGCAAAATGCACGCGCTGGAGGAGTACGGCGTGATGCAGGTGAAGCTGTACGAAGACATCGCGCGCTACGGCCATATCGCCACCACCTACGCCTACCCGGTGAAGGTCAACGATCGCTACGTGATGGATCCGTCGCCGATCCCGAAATTCGACAACCCAAAAATGCACATGATGCCGGCGCTGCAGCTGTTCGGCGCCGGGCGCGAGAAACGCATCTATGCCCTGCCGCCGTTCACCAAGGTGGAGAGCCTGGACTTCGACGACCATCCGTTCAGCGTGCAGCAGTGGGACGAACCCTGCGCGCTGTGCGGCTCGCGCCACAGCTATCTCGACGAGGTGGTGCTCGACGATCGGGGCAACCGCATGTTCGTCTGTTCGGACACCGACTACTGCCGGCAGCAGCTGGCGCAATCTTCGCAAGAGGCGCAGCACTGA
- a CDS encoding carbon-phosphorus lyase complex subunit PhnI has translation MYVAVKGGEKAIEAAHQLQEQLRRGDEALPALGAEQIEQQLGLAVDRVMTEGGIYDRELAALAIKQASGDLVEAIFLLRAYRTTLPRLAVSEPLASENMRLERRISAVYKDLPGGQVLGPTYDYTHRLLDFALLAEGEAPRAPQADEPLPDNCSHVFDLLCRQQLAREEQDDGSAPDDITRNPPVYPCSRSARLQQLVRGDEGFLLALGYATQRGYGRNHPFAGEIRTGHVSVEIVPEELGFAIDIGEILLTECEMVNGFVDPKDHPPHFTRGYGLVFGRAERKAMAMALVDRALQSPDYGEGVAGPAQDEEFVLAHADNVEAAGFVSHLKLPHYVDFQAELELLKRLRQEYSERQEARDE, from the coding sequence ATGTACGTAGCGGTAAAAGGGGGCGAAAAAGCCATTGAGGCCGCCCACCAGCTGCAGGAACAGCTGCGGCGCGGCGACGAGGCGCTGCCGGCGCTCGGCGCGGAACAAATCGAACAGCAGCTGGGGCTGGCGGTGGATCGGGTGATGACCGAAGGCGGCATCTACGATCGCGAGCTGGCGGCGCTGGCCATCAAACAGGCCAGCGGCGATCTGGTGGAGGCGATTTTCCTGCTGCGCGCCTATCGCACCACCCTGCCGCGCCTGGCGGTCAGCGAGCCGCTGGCCAGCGAAAACATGCGGCTGGAGCGGCGCATCTCGGCGGTTTACAAGGACTTGCCCGGCGGGCAGGTGCTGGGGCCGACCTACGACTACACCCACCGGCTGCTGGACTTCGCGCTGCTGGCGGAAGGTGAAGCGCCGCGCGCGCCGCAGGCCGACGAACCGCTGCCGGACAACTGCAGCCACGTGTTCGATCTGTTGTGTCGCCAGCAGCTGGCGCGCGAGGAACAGGACGACGGCAGCGCGCCGGACGACATCACCCGCAACCCGCCGGTTTACCCCTGCTCGCGCTCGGCGCGCCTGCAGCAGCTGGTGCGCGGCGACGAAGGTTTTCTGCTGGCGCTCGGCTACGCTACCCAGCGCGGCTACGGCCGCAACCACCCGTTCGCCGGCGAGATCCGCACCGGCCACGTTTCGGTGGAGATCGTGCCGGAAGAGCTCGGTTTCGCTATCGATATCGGCGAAATCCTGCTGACCGAATGCGAAATGGTCAACGGCTTCGTCGATCCAAAAGATCATCCGCCGCACTTCACCCGCGGTTACGGGCTGGTGTTCGGCCGCGCCGAACGCAAGGCGATGGCGATGGCGCTGGTGGACCGCGCATTGCAAAGCCCAGACTACGGCGAAGGCGTCGCCGGCCCGGCGCAGGACGAAGAGTTCGTGCTGGCCCACGCCGACAACGTCGAGGCCGCCGGCTTCGTCTCCCATCTCAAGCTGCCGCACTACGTCGACTTCCAGGCCGAACTGGAGCTGCTCAAGCGGCTGCGGCAGGAATACAGCGAGCGTCAGGAGGCCCGCGATGAGTGA
- the phnH gene encoding phosphonate C-P lyase system protein PhnH has protein sequence MSLLTGFEQPIDQSQHAFRLILKALSEPGHRVTLPAGPAWAPLNAASTAALLTLADQETPLQLCAALKSEQVLTNIRFHSGAPLAATAQEVCFALFDEHVQAADLQALPHGTEISPECGATVIVQLAELENGAALRLTGPGIESQRLIAPRLPPALLDYLVNRPQHFPLGLDVLLTCGDRLLAIPRTTRVEVC, from the coding sequence ATGAGTTTATTGACCGGTTTTGAGCAACCGATAGACCAATCGCAGCACGCTTTCCGTTTGATTCTTAAAGCCTTGAGCGAACCGGGCCACCGGGTGACGCTGCCGGCCGGCCCGGCCTGGGCGCCGCTGAACGCCGCCAGCACCGCCGCGCTGCTGACGCTGGCCGATCAGGAAACGCCGCTGCAGCTGTGCGCTGCGCTTAAAAGTGAGCAAGTGCTAACAAACATTCGTTTTCACAGCGGCGCGCCGCTGGCCGCCACGGCGCAGGAGGTCTGCTTTGCCCTGTTCGATGAGCACGTTCAGGCCGCCGATCTGCAGGCGTTGCCGCACGGCACTGAAATCTCGCCGGAATGCGGCGCCACGGTCATCGTGCAGCTCGCCGAGCTGGAGAACGGCGCCGCGCTGCGCCTGACCGGCCCCGGCATCGAGAGCCAACGCCTGATAGCGCCGCGCCTGCCGCCGGCGCTGCTGGATTATCTCGTCAACCGCCCGCAGCACTTCCCGCTGGGGCTGGATGTCTTGCTGACCTGCGGCGATCGCCTGCTGGCGATCCCGCGGACCACCCGCGTGGAGGTGTGCTGA
- the phnG gene encoding phosphonate C-P lyase system protein PhnG: protein MHALESRQRWMSVLAHSRPEQLRSHWLALNLSPGYRSIRAPEIGLAQLQGRMGATGRRFVLGDMTVTRAVVQLDNGGYGYSYIAGRDKAHAELCALADALLQQPEHGERLQQQLIAPLAALQHEQRQLRARAIAASRVDFFTLVRGD, encoded by the coding sequence ATGCACGCCTTAGAGTCGAGACAACGCTGGATGTCGGTGCTGGCGCACAGCCGGCCCGAGCAGCTGCGCAGCCACTGGCTGGCGCTGAACCTCAGCCCGGGTTACCGCAGCATCCGCGCGCCGGAGATCGGCCTGGCCCAGCTGCAGGGGCGCATGGGCGCCACCGGCCGCCGCTTCGTGCTGGGGGACATGACGGTCACCCGCGCGGTGGTGCAGCTGGACAACGGCGGCTACGGCTACAGCTATATCGCCGGGCGCGACAAGGCGCACGCCGAGCTGTGCGCGCTGGCCGATGCGCTGCTGCAACAGCCGGAACACGGCGAACGCCTGCAACAACAGCTGATCGCGCCGCTGGCCGCGCTGCAGCACGAACAGCGCCAGCTGCGCGCCCGGGCGATCGCCGCCAGCCGGGTGGACTTCTTTACGCTGGTGCGAGGGGATTAA
- the phnF gene encoding phosphonate metabolism transcriptional regulator PhnF, with the protein MMELSRHPTTYPTRYQQIAAQLEQELRTQYRCGDYLPSEQQLAERYQVNRHTLRRAVDQLVERGWLQRRHGVGILVLMRPYDYPLHANTRFSQNLFEQGSHPTSERLLAVLRPCNGHVASALSREEGEMVIHLRTLRRVNGVPMSVIDHYLPDLEWWPVLQQFHSGSLHQFIEQHLRQPLARRQTRISARRAQAKESRLLEIATHAPLLCVRTLNVRSGGEDVAEYSVSLARADMIELTMEH; encoded by the coding sequence ATGATGGAGTTATCTAGACATCCGACCACTTACCCCACCCGCTATCAGCAGATCGCCGCACAGCTGGAACAGGAGCTGCGCACGCAGTACCGCTGCGGCGACTACCTGCCTTCGGAACAGCAGCTGGCCGAGCGCTATCAGGTCAATCGCCACACCCTGCGCCGCGCGGTGGATCAGCTGGTGGAGCGCGGCTGGCTGCAGCGCCGCCACGGCGTCGGCATTCTGGTGCTGATGCGGCCTTATGACTACCCGCTGCACGCCAACACCCGCTTCAGCCAGAACCTGTTCGAGCAGGGCAGCCACCCCACCAGTGAGCGCTTACTCGCTGTCTTGCGCCCGTGCAATGGGCATGTCGCCAGCGCGCTCTCGCGTGAAGAAGGCGAAATGGTGATCCACCTGCGCACCCTGCGCCGGGTCAACGGCGTGCCGATGAGCGTGATCGACCACTATCTGCCCGATCTGGAGTGGTGGCCGGTGCTGCAGCAGTTCCACAGCGGTTCGCTGCACCAGTTTATCGAACAGCACCTCCGGCAGCCGCTGGCCCGCCGCCAGACGCGCATCAGCGCGCGCCGCGCGCAGGCCAAAGAGAGCCGGCTGCTGGAGATCGCCACCCACGCGCCGCTGCTGTGCGTGCGCACCCTTAACGTCCGCAGCGGCGGCGAAGACGTGGCGGAATACTCCGTCAGCCTGGCCCGCGCCGACATGATTGAACTGACGATGGAGCACTGA
- a CDS encoding permease has product MPQPLNAPEHAPRAWPLWKPILFLLVVAVGLYYVKWQPYYGKAFVAADSHSIGKSILADGAASPWLAAWQYALVYFTAVWKAALLGVLLGSLVQVLIPRDWLARTLGHRRFSGTVLGALIALPGMMCTCCAAPVAAGMRRQSVSSGAALAFWLANPVLNPATLVFMGFVLGWPFAAIRLVAGVVMVLGIAWLVQRVTANDPQPVAPQPLVLTTQSDEQPFLARWGKALWALFWSTIPIYVLAVLALGAARVWLFPHADGAVDNSLLWIIGLAIVGCLFVIPTAAEIPIVQTMMLAGMGAGPALALLMTLPAVSLPSLLMLNKAFSARALCLTAALVALCGVLTGVVGMGLV; this is encoded by the coding sequence ATGCCGCAACCTCTGAACGCCCCTGAACACGCCCCACGCGCCTGGCCGCTGTGGAAACCGATCCTGTTTCTGCTGGTGGTGGCCGTCGGCCTCTACTACGTCAAATGGCAGCCTTACTACGGCAAGGCGTTCGTAGCGGCGGACAGCCACTCGATCGGCAAATCGATCCTGGCCGACGGCGCCGCGAGCCCCTGGCTGGCGGCCTGGCAGTACGCGCTGGTCTACTTCACCGCGGTGTGGAAGGCGGCGCTGCTCGGGGTGTTGTTAGGTTCGCTGGTGCAGGTGCTGATCCCGCGCGACTGGCTGGCGCGCACGCTTGGCCACCGGCGTTTTTCCGGCACCGTGCTGGGGGCGCTGATCGCGCTGCCGGGCATGATGTGCACCTGCTGCGCCGCGCCGGTTGCCGCCGGCATGCGCCGCCAGTCGGTGTCCAGCGGCGCCGCGCTGGCCTTTTGGCTCGCCAACCCGGTACTGAACCCGGCGACGCTGGTGTTCATGGGGTTTGTGCTCGGTTGGCCGTTCGCCGCCATCCGCCTGGTGGCGGGCGTGGTGATGGTGCTGGGCATCGCCTGGCTGGTGCAGCGCGTGACCGCCAACGATCCGCAGCCCGTCGCGCCGCAGCCGTTGGTGCTGACGACGCAGAGCGACGAGCAGCCGTTCCTCGCCCGCTGGGGCAAAGCGCTGTGGGCGCTGTTTTGGTCGACCATCCCGATCTACGTGCTGGCTGTGCTGGCGCTAGGCGCGGCGCGGGTCTGGCTGTTCCCGCACGCCGACGGCGCCGTCGACAATAGCCTGCTGTGGATCATCGGCCTGGCGATCGTCGGCTGCCTGTTTGTTATCCCCACCGCGGCGGAAATCCCGATCGTGCAGACCATGATGCTGGCGGGCATGGGCGCCGGCCCGGCGCTGGCGCTGCTGATGACCTTGCCGGCGGTCAGCCTGCCTTCGCTGCTGATGCTCAACAAGGCCTTCTCCGCCCGGGCGTTGTGCCTGACGGCGGCGCTGGTGGCGCTGTGCGGCGTGCTGACCGGCGTGGTGGGGATGGGGTTGGTGTAA
- a CDS encoding type II toxin-antitoxin system RelB/DinJ family antitoxin: MESRIQFRIEDETKRLAQKAAEAKGTTLSEACRRLAEQMADEQRAAEEHENWLKDKVDAAFSRLHEGNAVYLSQQEVEESMDAFKAKIRAKYDRK, translated from the coding sequence ATGGAAAGTCGCATCCAGTTTCGCATCGAAGATGAAACCAAGCGTTTGGCGCAAAAGGCCGCGGAAGCTAAAGGAACGACATTGAGTGAAGCCTGCCGCCGCTTGGCGGAGCAAATGGCTGATGAGCAACGGGCCGCAGAGGAGCACGAAAATTGGTTGAAAGATAAGGTGGATGCAGCTTTTTCCCGTCTGCATGAGGGTAATGCTGTCTACCTTAGCCAACAAGAAGTAGAAGAAAGCATGGATGCCTTTAAGGCAAAAATTAGAGCGAAATACGACCGAAAATAG
- a CDS encoding type II toxin-antitoxin system mRNA interferase toxin, RelE/StbE family yields MRIEWDNAALRDRERIFEFLYIFNPQAAVQADNEIDKAVKRLLDHPELGKPWYGKARKLLVDKASLLLVYIIVDDVIKVFSIAHQREKFPN; encoded by the coding sequence ATGCGTATCGAATGGGATAATGCAGCGCTACGGGACAGGGAACGTATTTTTGAGTTTCTTTATATTTTCAATCCACAGGCGGCAGTGCAGGCTGATAACGAGATAGATAAAGCGGTAAAGCGCCTGCTGGATCATCCTGAATTAGGTAAGCCTTGGTATGGGAAGGCACGTAAGCTGCTAGTTGACAAGGCCTCCCTGTTGCTGGTGTATATCATCGTCGATGATGTTATTAAGGTTTTCTCGATTGCCCACCAGCGCGAGAAATTTCCAAACTAG
- the nrdG gene encoding anaerobic ribonucleoside-triphosphate reductase-activating protein translates to MNYHQYYPIDVVNGPGTRCTLFVAGCVHQCPGCYNKSTWRLNSGQPFTPALEDRIIADLNDTRVPRQGLSLSGGDPLHPANVPSILTLVKRVHAECPGKDIWLWTGYRLAELDAQQMQIVDRINVLIDGKFVQDLKDPALIWRGSSNQVVHRLR, encoded by the coding sequence ATGAATTATCACCAGTACTATCCGATCGACGTGGTCAACGGCCCCGGCACCCGCTGCACGCTGTTTGTCGCCGGCTGCGTGCACCAGTGCCCCGGTTGCTACAACAAAAGCACCTGGCGGCTCAACTCCGGCCAGCCGTTTACCCCGGCGCTGGAAGACCGCATCATCGCCGATCTGAACGATACGCGCGTGCCGCGCCAGGGGCTGTCGCTCTCCGGCGGCGATCCGCTGCATCCGGCCAACGTGCCGAGCATCTTAACGCTGGTGAAACGGGTGCACGCCGAGTGCCCCGGCAAGGATATCTGGCTGTGGACCGGCTACCGGCTGGCGGAGCTGGACGCACAGCAAATGCAGATAGTGGACAGAATCAACGTGCTGATCGACGGCAAGTTCGTGCAGGATTTGAAAGACCCGGCGCTGATCTGGCGCGGCAGCAGCAACCAGGTGGTGCATAGGTTGCGCTGA